In Trichomycterus rosablanca isolate fTriRos1 chromosome 4, fTriRos1.hap1, whole genome shotgun sequence, one DNA window encodes the following:
- the LOC134311339 gene encoding uncharacterized protein LOC134311339 isoform X1, with protein MEPYDDPSNADTSLASATRMIMKDHSFSKRHGSSDIISLTDISDECSFDLSDIPSISGGSSLNSITGACGLQYETEVDVVDEVLLEYQASSSSICTFASDSTMSGEYYINYPEEHQNPRATIDGEEELKSFMVAPVDKADQPSSLNPEALADGEKEPRSSMVAPADKADQPSSSKLKKRVSGFFRRAWQAMKRPFIPAKRSQKVFPIELLYRAGFL; from the exons ATGGAACCCTACGATGATCCCAGCAATGCTGACACG AGCTTGGCATCAGCTACCAGGATGATCATGAAGGATCACTCTTTCTCTAAACGTCATGGCTCCTCTGACATTATTTCCTTGACTGACATATCTGATGA GTGTTCTTTTGATCTGTCAGACATTCCCTCAATTTCTGGGGGAAGTAGTCTCAATTCAATCACAGGAGCATGTGGATTGCAATATGAGACGGAGGTGGATGTTGTCGATGAAGTCCTGCTGGAATACCAGGCTTCATCATCCTCCATCTGTACATTTGCGTCAGACTCCACAATGTCTGGTGAATATTATATTAACTACCCAGAGGAACACCAAAATCCCAGAGCTACGATTGATGGTGAGGAAGAGCTCAAAAGCTTCATGGTTGCACCAGTTG ACAAAGCTGATCAGCCAAGCTCTTTAAATCCAGAAGCTTTGGCTGATGGTGAGAAAGAGCCTAGGAGCTCCATGGTTGCACCAGCTG ACAAAGCTGATCAACCAAGCTCTTCAAAGCTGAAAAAACGAGTCAGCGGCTTCTTCAGAAGGGCGTGGCAGGCTATGAAACGACCCTTCATACCTGCCAAACGTTCCCAAAAAGTCTTCCCTATTGAATTACTTTATAGGGCTGGATTCCTTTGA
- the LOC134311339 gene encoding uncharacterized protein LOC134311339 isoform X2 translates to MEPYDDPSNADTSLASATRMIMKDHSFSKRHGSSDIISLTDISDDLNSITGACGLQYETEVDVVDEVLLEYQASSSSICTFASDSTMSGEYYINYPEEHQNPRATIDGEEELKSFMVAPVDKADQPSSLNPEALADGEKEPRSSMVAPADKADQPSSSKLKKRVSGFFRRAWQAMKRPFIPAKRSQKVFPIELLYRAGFL, encoded by the exons ATGGAACCCTACGATGATCCCAGCAATGCTGACACG AGCTTGGCATCAGCTACCAGGATGATCATGAAGGATCACTCTTTCTCTAAACGTCATGGCTCCTCTGACATTATTTCCTTGACTGACATATCTGATGA TCTCAATTCAATCACAGGAGCATGTGGATTGCAATATGAGACGGAGGTGGATGTTGTCGATGAAGTCCTGCTGGAATACCAGGCTTCATCATCCTCCATCTGTACATTTGCGTCAGACTCCACAATGTCTGGTGAATATTATATTAACTACCCAGAGGAACACCAAAATCCCAGAGCTACGATTGATGGTGAGGAAGAGCTCAAAAGCTTCATGGTTGCACCAGTTG ACAAAGCTGATCAGCCAAGCTCTTTAAATCCAGAAGCTTTGGCTGATGGTGAGAAAGAGCCTAGGAGCTCCATGGTTGCACCAGCTG ACAAAGCTGATCAACCAAGCTCTTCAAAGCTGAAAAAACGAGTCAGCGGCTTCTTCAGAAGGGCGTGGCAGGCTATGAAACGACCCTTCATACCTGCCAAACGTTCCCAAAAAGTCTTCCCTATTGAATTACTTTATAGGGCTGGATTCCTTTGA